A portion of the Lolium rigidum isolate FL_2022 chromosome 1, APGP_CSIRO_Lrig_0.1, whole genome shotgun sequence genome contains these proteins:
- the LOC124682895 gene encoding Werner Syndrome-like exonuclease, whose translation MADETYVTYVAFEGHDIKTTVTSSGTAVKRWLREIRYMYRWVYHKLIVGLDVEWRPSYSPVQNPTALLQLCVGRRCLIFQLLHADYIPDALDEFLGDPGFRFVGVGVQEDANRLDNDHRLRVANTVDLRGLAADGMQMPWLRQAGLKGIASAVMGANIEKPQKVRVGRWDAYELSDEQINYACIDAFVSFEVGRKLLTGDY comes from the coding sequence ATGGCGGACGAGACGTACGTCACGTATGTCGCCTTTGAGGGGCACGACATCAAGACCACCGTCACGTCCTCCGGCACAGCCGTCAAGCGCTGGCTCCGGGAGATCCGCTACATGTACCGCTGGGTCTACCACAAGCTCATCGTCGGGCTGGACGTGGAGTGGCGCCCCAGCTACAGCCCCGTGCAGAACCCCACGGCGCTCCTGCAGCTCTGCGTCGGCCGCCGCTGCCTCATCTTCCAGCTCCTCCACGCCGACTACATCCCCGACGCCCTGGACGAGTTCCTCGGCGACCCCGGCTTCCgcttcgtcggcgtcggcgtgcAGGAGGACGCCAACCGCCTCGACAATGACCACCGCCTCCGGGTGGCCAACACCGTCGACCTGCGCGGCCTCGCGGCGGACGGGATGCAAATGCCCTGGCTCCGTCAGGCCGGGCTCAAGGGCATCGCGAGCGCCGTCATGGGGGCCAACATCGAGAAGCCACAGAAGGTGAGGGTGGGCCGGTGGGACGCCTACGAGCTATCGGACGAGCAGATCAACTACGCCTGCATCGACGCGTTCGTATCCTTCGAGGTCGGCCGGAAGCTGCTCACCGGCGACTACTAG
- the LOC124653967 gene encoding Werner Syndrome-like exonuclease — translation MADETYVKYVAFEGHDIKTTVTSSGTAVERWLQEIRCMYRWVYHKLIVGLDVEWRPSYSRVQNPAALLQLCVGRRCLIFQLLHADYIPDALAEFLADRSFRFVGVAVQGDANLLSKDHHLQVANTIDLRGLAADRMQMPGLRQAGLKGIASAVMGVNIEKPRNVTMGPWDAYELSEEQIEYACIDAFVSFEVGRKLLTGDYSHVHCLAAVEDYTSDEDYTSDED, via the coding sequence ATGGCGGACGAGACGTACGTCAAGTATGTCGCCTTCGAGGGGCACGACATCAAGACCACCGTCACGTCCTCCGGCACAGCCGTCGAGCGCTGGCTCCAGGAGATCCGCTGCATGTACCGCTGGGTCTACCACAAGCTCATCGTCGGGCTGGACGTGGAGTGGCGCCCCAGCTACAGCCGCGTGCAGAACCCGGCGGCGCTCCTGCAGCTCTGCGTCGGCCGCCGCTGCCTCATCTTCCAGCTCCTCCACGCCGACTACATCCCCGACGCCCTGGCTGAGTTCCTGGCCGACCGCAGCTTCCGTTTCGTCGGCGTCGCCGTGCAGGGGGATGCCAACCTCCTCAGCAAAGACCACCACCTCCAGGTGGCCAACACCATTGACCTGCGCGGCCTCGCGGCGGACAGGATGCAAATGCCCGGGCTCCGTCAAGCCGGGCTCAAGGGCATCGCGAGCGCCGTCATGGGGGTCAACATCGAGAAGCCACGCAACGTGACTATGGGGCCGTGGGACGCCTACGAGCTATCGGAAGAGCAGATCGAGTACGCCTGCATCGACGCCTTCGTCTCCTTCGAGGTCGGCCGGAAGCTGCTCACCGGCGACTACTCTCATGTACACTGCCTTGCCGCTGTCGAGGACTACACTTCTGACGAGGACTACACCTCTGACGAGGACTGA